The DNA window CAGTATTGCCTTCTTCATCGTATTCATAATCTCCGGCCAATACACCGTAGTTCATGGAAATGGTTTTGGAAAGGTCGGAAACCAATGGGTAAGTTACACCCTGGATTCCGCCATTGTCTTTTGGCGTATTCAACCAGGCCCAGTGTGAAAATTGTGAGTCTACTGAACAGCCCACAACTTCTACTCCCAGTTTGTGGAATTCATCCAGTTTGCTTTGAAATGCGTGCAATTCCGTAGGGCACACAAAAGTAAAATCAAGCGGATAGAAAAAGAACAAGACATACTTTTCGCCAATGTACTGGCTCAGTGAAAAATCTTCTTCAAATTCTTCTCCATTTAATACAGCATTGGTACTGAATACCGGTGCTTTTTTTCCTACTAATGACATAATTATCTCCTTTTTTATGATTAAATAAATAAGCTGTTTTTCAACAATGACAAATATACTAAAGCTGAATGTAGGGACACCTGTTTGGGCTTTATTAAATGTTAAAAATTGCTATAAATAAAATTGATTCAGACATAGTTAGGGGTTATAAGCATTACAAAACTTATCTTTTCCATACCTTTGAAAGTAAAGGATTTTTCACTTAAAAAACCAATTGAAATGGCAGATGTAATTGATTATGAGATTTTGGGAGGGGATTTGCAAAGTGTTGAAATCGAGCTTGATCAGGATGAAGGTGTAAGAGCCGAAGTGGGAGCAATGCTCTATATGGAAGAAGGCATTGAAATGGAAACCAATACCGGTGGCGGCCTGCTCAAAGGTTTTAAGCGTATGATCACCGGTGAAAGTTTTTTTATAACCAATTTTTACAACAAGGGACATGGCAAGAAAAGAGTAGCTTTTGCCGCACCCTATCCCGGAAAAATTACCCCAATAGACCTGACTGAAGAAGGGGGCTCTTTTTATTGCCAGAAAGATGCTTTTCTCTGTGCTGCCAAAGGCATAGATATAGAGGTGGCTTTTACTAAAAAAATGGGAGCCGGACTTTTTGGAGGTGAAGGTTTTATTTTACAAAAACTACAGGGCGATGGCCTGGCTTTTGTCCATGCCGGAGGTACTACTATTAAAAAAGTACTGGCACCAGGAGAAACACTCAGAATCGATACTGGCTGTTTAACTGCTTTTTCATCAAGTATAGACTATGATATAGCCTTTTTAGGTGGTTTTAAAAATGCGCTTTTTGGAGGTGAGGGTCTTTTCATTGCTACTGTTAAAGGACCCGGAACAGTTTATTTACAAAGTCTTCCATTTAGCAGACTGGCCGACCGGGTAGTACAAGCTTCAAAATTGTCATATGGGGGCAAAAAAGAAGAAAGAGGTTTTGGTATTTAAATCTGAATGCTACATATCCTTTGAAAGACAATAATTTTCAAACAAAGCATGAATCAAAGCGTTAAATTTGACGCAGGCACTTTTACTTCTTATGATTTTATTCCTTTTATTTATTTCAGCTTTTTTTACGCAAAGCCTTTTTGCCCAGAATGATACACTGCGCAATAATGAAAACAAAAAAGTAATTGTAAGAGGCTTCGTAAAAGAAGAAAAAGGGGTGGGCTTTGAAAGTGTGTATGTTTATAATACCCGAACCAAAAGTGGTCTGCTGACTGAGCCTGACGGGAGTTTTTTGATAGATGTATTGAAGCGCGATACGCTGAAAGTAGTTTCTCCCGGCTATAAGACTAAAATTATTACGGTAAAAGACTCTGCAGATAAAGCCGTTTATTTCGTTCACTTGACACTACAA is part of the Chitinophagales bacterium genome and encodes:
- a CDS encoding peroxiredoxin gives rise to the protein MSLVGKKAPVFSTNAVLNGEEFEEDFSLSQYIGEKYVLFFFYPLDFTFVCPTELHAFQSKLDEFHKLGVEVVGCSVDSQFSHWAWLNTPKDNGGIQGVTYPLVSDLSKTISMNYGVLAGDYEYDEEGNTVFEGEPVAYRGLFLIDKEGVVRHQIVNDMPLGRNVDEALRMIKALQFFEEKGEVCPANWDEGKEGMKADAEGVASYLSTH
- a CDS encoding TIGR00266 family protein, which encodes MADVIDYEILGGDLQSVEIELDQDEGVRAEVGAMLYMEEGIEMETNTGGGLLKGFKRMITGESFFITNFYNKGHGKKRVAFAAPYPGKITPIDLTEEGGSFYCQKDAFLCAAKGIDIEVAFTKKMGAGLFGGEGFILQKLQGDGLAFVHAGGTTIKKVLAPGETLRIDTGCLTAFSSSIDYDIAFLGGFKNALFGGEGLFIATVKGPGTVYLQSLPFSRLADRVVQASKLSYGGKKEERGFGI